A window of the Cheilinus undulatus linkage group 21, ASM1832078v1, whole genome shotgun sequence genome harbors these coding sequences:
- the gtpbp1 gene encoding GTP-binding protein 1 isoform X1, translating into MASIAAAHEPGLNPSSMLADALVPASIFAPERGGCGVDDAGDECFEDGDMMNGESEERGVDFTNKLALVSPNGEQYDSLLRQLRDRMEEGCGETIYVVGMGSDGGDWGLDEKDMEASIATVHSMCEQIDADLIPLRERNEAAGLVRDYLIRRRVGELDFLEVRVAVVGNVDAGKSTLLGVLTHGELDNGRGFARQKLFRHKHEMESGRTSSIGNDILGFDQEGQVVNKPDSHGGSLDWTKICEKSSKVITFIDLAGHEKYLKTTVFGMTGHLPDFCMLMVGSNAGIVGMTKEHLGLALALNVPVFVVVTKIDMCPANILQETLKLLQRLLKSPGCRKIPVLVQNKDDVIVTASNFSSERMCPIFQISNVTGENMDLLKMFLNLLSSRTSYRDDQPAEFQIDDTYSVPGVGTVVSGTTLRGLIRLNDTMLLGPDPLGSFIPIAVKSIHRKRMPVKEVRGGQTASFALKKIKRSSIRKGMVMVSPKLCPQATWEFEAEILVLHHPTTISPRYQAMVHCGSIRQTATILSMNRDCLRTGDKASVHFRFIKTPEYLHCDQRLVFREGRTKAVGTITKLLQSTNNMPSNSKPPQIKMQSTKKAPLRKEDGTAAAGDDAATIALSAGQTVVQQPKSGGGGRRRGGQRHKGKGQNSNTNSTAPPSSSSGPAGC; encoded by the exons ATGGCATCGATAGCAGCGGCACATGAGCCGGGTTTAAACCCGAGCTCCATGCTAGCTGACGCCTTGGTCCCGGCCAGCATTTTCGCTCCTGAGAGGGGAGGATGCGGCGTGGACGACGCCGGGGACGAGTGCTTCGAGGACGGGGACATGATGAATGGCGAGTCCGAGGAGCGCGGGGTTGACTTCACCAACAAG CTGGCTCTTGTTAGTCCAAATGGAGAGCAGTATGACTCGTTACTACGACAGCTCCGGGACAGGATGGAGGAGGGATGTGGAGAGACCATCTATGTGGTCGGGATGGGCTCAG ATGGTGGTGACTGGGGTCTGGACGAGAAGGACATGGAGGCCTCCATAGCCACAGTGCACTCCATGTGTGAGCAAATTGATGCTGACCTTATTCCGCTCCGTGAGCGCAACGAGGCAGCTGGATTGGTACGAGACTATCTGATCCGCCGACGTGTGGGGGAGCTGGACTTCCTGGAGGTCAG GGTTGCTGTGGTGGGTAATGTGGATGCTGGTAAGAGTACTCTGCTTGGAGTGTTGACACATGGAGAGCTGGACAATGGCAGAGGCTTCGCTCGCCAGAAACTCTTCAGACACAAACACGAGATGGAGAGCGGCAGGACCAGCAGCATAGGCAATGATATCCTGGGGTTTGACCAGGAGGGACAG GTGGTGAACAAACCAGATAGTCATGGTGGAAGCCTGGACTGGACCAAAATCTGTGAGAAATCCTCCAAAGTCATCACCTTCATAGACCTGGCTGGCCATGAGAAATACCTCAAGACCACTGTGTTTGGGATGACCGGACACCTGCCTGACTTCTGCATGCTCATG GTGGGCAGTAATGCAGGTATCGTAGGGATGACCAAAGAGCACCTGGGTCTGGCCTTGGCCCTGAATGTGcctgtgtttgtggtggtgaCCAAGATAGACATGTGTCCAGCCAACATTCTGCAAG aaacactgaagcTACTGCAGAGGCTACTGAAGTCCCCTGGCTGCAGGAAGATCCCCGTCCTGGTTCAGAACAAGGACGATGTCATAGTAACGGCATCAAACTTCAGTTCAGAGAG GATGTGCCCCATCTTTCAGATCTCAAACGTGACCGGTGAGAACATGGACCTGCTCAAGATGTTCCTGAACCTGCTCTCCTCCAGGACCTCGTACAGAGATGACCAGCCTGCTGAGTTTCAGATAGATGACACCTACTCTGTCCCG GGAGTGGGAACTGTAGTATCAGGAACTACTTTACGTGGACTAATACGTCTGAATGACACGATGCTGCTTGGGCCGGACCCTTTGGGAAGCTTCATCCCCATCGCTGTCAAATCTATTCATCGTAAGAGAATGCCAGTGAAGGAGGTTAGAGGTGGTCAGACGGCATCATTTGCTCTTAAAAAG ATCAAGCGCTCGTCAATAAGGAAAGGCATGGTAATGGTTTCTCCAAAGCTCTGCCCGCAGGCAACTTGGGAGTTTGAGGCTGAGATCCTGGTGCTGCATCATCCTACTACAATATCCCCGAGATACCAGGCCATGG TCCACTGCGGCAGTATAAGACAGACGGCCACCATCCTGTCCATGAACAGAGACTGTTTAAGGACAGGAGACAAGGCTTCAGTCCACTTCCGCTTCATTAAAACTCCTGAGTACCTGCACTGTGACCAGAGACTGGTGTTCAGAGAGGGACGCACCAAGGCTGTGGGCACCATCACTAAG CTGCTACAATCCACAAACAACATGCCGTCAAACTCCAAACCTCCACAAATCAAAATGCAGTCGACAAAAAAGGCACCGCTTCGAAAAGAGGACGGCACGGCAGCAGCTGGAGATGACGCAGCAACAATAGCACTGTCAGCAGGACAAACCGTGGTACAACAG CCAAAGTCTGGAGGAGGTGGCAGGAGAAGGGGCGGGCAGAGGCACAAAGGAAAAGGCCAGAACAGCAACACCAACTCCACAGCACCCCCCTCTTCATCATCAGGACCTGCAGGCTGTTaa
- the gtpbp1 gene encoding GTP-binding protein 1 isoform X2 has product MASIAAAHEPGLNPSSMLADALVPASIFAPERGGCGVDDAGDECFEDGDMMNGESEERGVDFTNKLALVSPNGEQYDSLLRQLRDRMEEGCGETIYVVGMGSDGGDWGLDEKDMEASIATVHSMCEQIDADLIPLRERNEAAGLVRDYLIRRRVGELDFLEVRVAVVGNVDAGKSTLLGVLTHGELDNGRGFARQKLFRHKHEMESGRTSSIGNDILGFDQEGQVVNKPDSHGGSLDWTKICEKSSKVITFIDLAGHEKYLKTTVFGMTGHLPDFCMLMVGSNAGIVGMTKEHLGLALALNVPVFVVVTKIDMCPANILQETLKLLQRLLKSPGCRKIPVLVQNKDDVIVTASNFSSERMCPIFQISNVTGENMDLLKMFLNLLSSRTSYRDDQPAEFQIDDTYSVPGVGTVVSGTTLRGLIRLNDTMLLGPDPLGSFIPIAVKSIHRKRMPVKEVRGGQTASFALKKIKRSSIRKGMVMVSPKLCPQATWEFEAEILVLHHPTTISPRYQAMVHCGSIRQTATILSMNRDCLRTGDKASVHFRFIKTPEYLHCDQRLVFREGRTKAVGTITKLLQSTNNMPSNSKPPQIKMQSTKKAPLRKEDGTAAAGDDAATIALSAGQTVVQQGEGEEDPQIKEGNKENKVKEMV; this is encoded by the exons ATGGCATCGATAGCAGCGGCACATGAGCCGGGTTTAAACCCGAGCTCCATGCTAGCTGACGCCTTGGTCCCGGCCAGCATTTTCGCTCCTGAGAGGGGAGGATGCGGCGTGGACGACGCCGGGGACGAGTGCTTCGAGGACGGGGACATGATGAATGGCGAGTCCGAGGAGCGCGGGGTTGACTTCACCAACAAG CTGGCTCTTGTTAGTCCAAATGGAGAGCAGTATGACTCGTTACTACGACAGCTCCGGGACAGGATGGAGGAGGGATGTGGAGAGACCATCTATGTGGTCGGGATGGGCTCAG ATGGTGGTGACTGGGGTCTGGACGAGAAGGACATGGAGGCCTCCATAGCCACAGTGCACTCCATGTGTGAGCAAATTGATGCTGACCTTATTCCGCTCCGTGAGCGCAACGAGGCAGCTGGATTGGTACGAGACTATCTGATCCGCCGACGTGTGGGGGAGCTGGACTTCCTGGAGGTCAG GGTTGCTGTGGTGGGTAATGTGGATGCTGGTAAGAGTACTCTGCTTGGAGTGTTGACACATGGAGAGCTGGACAATGGCAGAGGCTTCGCTCGCCAGAAACTCTTCAGACACAAACACGAGATGGAGAGCGGCAGGACCAGCAGCATAGGCAATGATATCCTGGGGTTTGACCAGGAGGGACAG GTGGTGAACAAACCAGATAGTCATGGTGGAAGCCTGGACTGGACCAAAATCTGTGAGAAATCCTCCAAAGTCATCACCTTCATAGACCTGGCTGGCCATGAGAAATACCTCAAGACCACTGTGTTTGGGATGACCGGACACCTGCCTGACTTCTGCATGCTCATG GTGGGCAGTAATGCAGGTATCGTAGGGATGACCAAAGAGCACCTGGGTCTGGCCTTGGCCCTGAATGTGcctgtgtttgtggtggtgaCCAAGATAGACATGTGTCCAGCCAACATTCTGCAAG aaacactgaagcTACTGCAGAGGCTACTGAAGTCCCCTGGCTGCAGGAAGATCCCCGTCCTGGTTCAGAACAAGGACGATGTCATAGTAACGGCATCAAACTTCAGTTCAGAGAG GATGTGCCCCATCTTTCAGATCTCAAACGTGACCGGTGAGAACATGGACCTGCTCAAGATGTTCCTGAACCTGCTCTCCTCCAGGACCTCGTACAGAGATGACCAGCCTGCTGAGTTTCAGATAGATGACACCTACTCTGTCCCG GGAGTGGGAACTGTAGTATCAGGAACTACTTTACGTGGACTAATACGTCTGAATGACACGATGCTGCTTGGGCCGGACCCTTTGGGAAGCTTCATCCCCATCGCTGTCAAATCTATTCATCGTAAGAGAATGCCAGTGAAGGAGGTTAGAGGTGGTCAGACGGCATCATTTGCTCTTAAAAAG ATCAAGCGCTCGTCAATAAGGAAAGGCATGGTAATGGTTTCTCCAAAGCTCTGCCCGCAGGCAACTTGGGAGTTTGAGGCTGAGATCCTGGTGCTGCATCATCCTACTACAATATCCCCGAGATACCAGGCCATGG TCCACTGCGGCAGTATAAGACAGACGGCCACCATCCTGTCCATGAACAGAGACTGTTTAAGGACAGGAGACAAGGCTTCAGTCCACTTCCGCTTCATTAAAACTCCTGAGTACCTGCACTGTGACCAGAGACTGGTGTTCAGAGAGGGACGCACCAAGGCTGTGGGCACCATCACTAAG CTGCTACAATCCACAAACAACATGCCGTCAAACTCCAAACCTCCACAAATCAAAATGCAGTCGACAAAAAAGGCACCGCTTCGAAAAGAGGACGGCACGGCAGCAGCTGGAGATGACGCAGCAACAATAGCACTGTCAGCAGGACAAACCGTGGTACAACAG ggagagggagaggaagaccCTCAGATAAAGGAGGGCAACAAAGAGAATAAGGtaaaagaaatggtttaa